The DNA window CTCGGCGATCCCTCGAAGCTTGTGCGGCCGCGCTCGCCCCAGGGTTGGCTGGGCTTGTGTGTGGCTTCAATTACCTCGGCCACCAGGCTGATGGCATCGGTGTGCAGGCCAGGGATCGCCGTGCGATGGAGGGGTTCGCGGCCCAGCAGCAGGGCCTCCCCCAAGCGAAGGTGATTGATCCGCGCTGGATCACCGCCAGCGGCCAGCCAGGGGAGATTGGCGGAATTGCCGCCGGAGCACCAGGGCAAGGTCAGATGGAAGCGTTGCTCCAGGGCCGTCGTGAGCCTGGAGAGATCCCCCATATTCTGCGCATCGGGTGCGATGCCGTTCTGGCAGCCAAGGTTGGTGCCGATGCCCATCAGCTGCAGATTGGCCATGGCCAGGATCTGCTGAGCCACCGATTCCAGGTCTGCCGGCAGAATTCCCTCCCGCAGATCGCCGAGTTCCACCATCAGCAGCACCCCGTGGCGTCGACCCTGCTGCTTCGCTGCGGCGGCCAGGGCGTTGAGCACGCCGAGGTCTGTGTTGCAACTGATCGATGCACTGGCCACCACCCGTTCCACCTGGCTAAGCATCGGCGAGCGCACCAACAGCAGCGGCACGGTGATGCCGCTGCGCACCAGGGCTTCGATGGTTTCAATGCGCGATTCGCCGATGGAGCCCACGCCTGCGCCCAGCCAGGTGTGCACGATTTCAAACATTCCGAGCGTGGCCTTGCTCACGCCGGTCACCGCGATCCCCTGGCCGGCCAGTCGCTTAACCAGGGTTCGGGCGTTGTGATGCAGTTTTTGGAGGTTGATCTCGAGGCGAGGGGCACTCAAAGGCCCACCGGCTGCCGTACGCCACTGAGTTCAGGGAAGGCGCGCACCACCATGGCCACCAGATTCGCCGCGGGCCGGCTGATGGCATCGGTCACCGGGATGGAGAGTTCAGCCTCACAGAGGGCGATCGCCGCGGTGAGCTGGGCTTCATTCATGCCTTCGTGGTTGATCGTGAGACCGATCACCCGCGTTGGGGCGAAGGACTCGATCAGCCGAATCTCACTGGCTGGGGTGGGGATCGGCGCAAAGGGAAAATCACTCAGACAACGCCGTGCCGGCGCATGCTGCAGGATCACGGCCTGGGGCTGGCTCCCTCGCAGAATGAAACTCGAGGAGAGGTAGGCCGGATGGCTGAGGGCTCCTTGGCCTTCAATCACGATCACCTGCGGATGTTCGGCCTCGTAGGCCGCGACCACTGCGGCCTCCACCTCTCCGGAGCCGAACTGGGAGGGGATTGCATCGAGAGGCACCCCGAATCGGCCCCCCTGGATCAGGCCGGTCTGGCCCGTGCTCACCAACACAGCCCTGATGCCATGGCCCCGTAGGGCCTGAACCAGCAGTGTGGCTGTGGTGCGCTTGCCGATGGCACCGTCCGTGCCGAGCACGGCGATGCGGGCGCAGCGAACACGGCTGATGCTGCCGCTGAACAGCTTGAGATCCTTGAGGGCTGAGGGACGACGCACGTCGCGGATCGTCACGCCATGGTGTTTCGCAGCAGCCTGGAAGGCGGCCTCCTTACCGAGGAATTCGCGCATCCCGCTCACCAGATTGAGCCCGGCGGCCATCGCCGTCAGCAGCATGTGGCGGTCCTCATCGCTGAACAGCCCGCTGGCTGGAGCCATGCCGTAGATCAGAGTTGCCTTCGATCCTCCCAGCAAAGCCATGGCTGCTGCCAGGTCGGCCACGATGGGGATTCCGTTGGCGATGCCATCGAGCACGAATCCTGCGTCGAGGCCTGCACATTGGCTGTCGATCACAGCGCGGATGCTGTACACGTCGCAGGACCGCACTAAACCGTGGGCCGTCTTGCCATCGAGTCCGGAGAAGTGACCTTCGCAGTAAACAACTGCTGGTGTTGTGCTGTCTGAAATGGCCTCGTTGGTGGCGAGGGTCCGATTGGAGTGTTGTACGGGTTGTGGAATCAAAGTAGCCAGGCCATGCCTGCTGCGCGCTTCAAAAGCGCAAGCCGGGTGGTCGCAGAGGTGGCGGCACGGAGGTGGCCGCCTGGTGGCGTGGAGATCTTCACTCTAGGTGGGTTTGACGCTCGCTCTGCTCAATGCACCGCCACCACCGTCATCCCAACTGGCGCCATAGCGATCAATCCAGCAGGTTTGCCGGCACCCAGATGGCAGCGGTGGCATCACCGAGCCCAGTGGGGCAGCCTTCGCACCAGGGCATGTGATCGGCTTCGTGTTGGTTCTATCTATTTCGCAATAGGTTCCTCGCTGCTAAGTGGCCTGAATCGTCATGAGATCCACCCTTCGAGTGGGCTTATTGAAGATATTATCCATACTAACGCAACTGTTAATTCTGGTAATTCGAGGGTTCCTTTGGACTCGGCAGATGTGAATGGGATTGGCATGAATGCAATGGGTAACAATAATTTTTCTGTTTCTACTGCGATCATCAATCATCCCGTTTCTGGTATTGCTGGATTTGGTTCAATTGCGCGTGCAGTCTTGGGATTGTCTTTATGGAACATCCTATTGGTGCTGAAGCCAAGGGTGATTCTGTTTTGTCCTGTCGAAATAAGAATGACTTGCTAGGGTTTGGTCGTATAATTTCAGGCTTAAATACTAAGGAAAGCTTGCAAAAAGCTTGAATTAATGAGATGCTTAAGCAGGTCTACTATTGATGCTGCTGCTCGCTTGGTTGTTTGCGAAATGGTGAAAAGCTATCAGTTGATATGATTCCGTCCGAAAGAAGTTGGATTCGGTTGCTATTTTTATGTACTCCTATGCAACATGAGTCGTGCTCAGTTGGGCATCAATGGTTTGGTAGTGGGTATCCTTTGGTGTCTTTTTTCAACCCGACTGGCACAAACGGGAATCCGGGGCGGCTCTGAGTTCAGTCTGACATTAGTCGCCTTTGTGCTGTTGGTGGTTTCCCCCTTCCCTGATCCATTCCTCTGCAGAATCACTGCAGTGATGGGGAGTGTGGTGGCTGGAGATGGTGTGAATCCTGCTGATCAACGCTGGCCCTGGTGGCCGTTGCTGCCTCTTTCGCCCAAGTTTTTGCAATTAATTTGAAGGGCAAAACCCTGAGTTGCCCCTGGAATTTTGTGTGATCGAGGTCAACGTTGAGCAATTGAGCAGCATCCTCGTCTCTCTCCTTTGTAGTCATTTGCTCGGTTCCAGCGTTGGTTCGTCTATCTCAAGAAGATGAATGGGCTAAGCCGTATGGGGTTCCGTTCCGTAGACAACGCCTCCGTATGAGCTACAGATCAATGCTGATTGAGGTTGAAAGCTCTTGCGTCGTTGTCATGGGGTCATCCAACGGCAATGGTGACCCTCGTTATGAGTTCTTTCATCTTTATGGACATGGCGGTCCGATTCGCGAGGCCCTGGATGAGATGTACTGCCAAGGGATAAATTGCGCCGGCGGCGACCAGGTTCGTGACATGGTCTTCGCCATGAGTCGTGTGGCTGAGAAACTCGGCTATGAGCTTGTGATTCCGGGGGCGACACAAGTGAGGGTGGAGAAAGAGGCCAAGTTTGATCTTGAGCAGTTGCCTGATGGCGCAGTGTTTTGACTGCGTTAGCGGCCGAGGCCGCCACTAAGGCGACTCTGTCAAAACGTAAGTATCTGACTCTCGAGGTTTTTTGTCTGACTTCGGCGTCGTGGCCAAATTCGCGATGAACGAAAACCATGCTCTGACTGAATTCATGCCTGCAATGCCTTCAGGAGGTGGGGTGTTCGTGCCTTCGGGCTCTCGTTGTCAGCCGCAAAGGCTGATCAAGGTCAATGCTCAAGATCTTGAAGTCTGGGAGGTCACTCTTTAGGCCTGATCATCTCACCTTCGATCACCAACTCGAAGCCCTTCTTCCTGGCGAGAGCTTCTAGAAAGCCAGGGTCGCTAGGAAACAGTTCGCAACCCTGGGCATCTTTCACTGTCCCTGCCTCCTCAGGAGTGACAGGGTCGAAAGCAAATCGTTTAGAGCGATCTTCCTTCATAAAATTGTCTTAGCTCTGCTCTGTCGCTTTGCTCAAGCTATAGCCAGGAGAGTGCTTAGCCTGAGCTACGACAGCCATTGCGGCAATCTTCCGTTCAAGATTACTGATGACCTCAGAATGCCTTTTTGATGCTTGCAGTTTTAGAGATTGATTTGATTTTGTGTCCAGGTTGTGTTCGTGTCGGAGCGATGTAAAAGGGCTGTGATCGAAGTTCTTCTTTTAGTTCTTGGGCATTGTCTTGCATCGCGATATCAATGGCTGATCTGACTGGTAATCCTGCCAAATTCGGTTTGACCTGCTGAGCCTCGCGTGTCCAGCCTGAATTGAGTTGGGGCATTGATCAGAATTTGACTGCCCGAGTGTTCCGAAACTTGAGTCCGTGGACTTAGCTTTTCAACGTTGTTCCTGAATTACTGGTCGCTCCTGTGTCTTGTTGCGGCTCAGTTGTATTCATTTTCTTCTGGTTACTACAGGGATTGTTGGTGTCTCGGATTCTCCAGCAATGGCCTCAAGCGGTACCTAGTGGGATGCAGCTCAACTCTTGGCTGCAACAGGTCAGGCCTGTGTGAGTTGTCGGTGGTGACTTGATTCAGCATGTCTAAACTTGCCTGTTTCTAAAGTGTCCCTAACGGATTCATGGGTTAGTGCAGAGGGAAACCAGTGAGTTTCCGCGGCCTGTCTTCCCCCCAGAGGTCGGTGCTGGTCTCCAAAGGATCGCTCCCTCCCGTTCATCAGAGCTGGGATTGAATATTGATCAAGAGATTCAGATGGTCAACGATCTGACATGACGGGGGTATAGAACTCCATGCCAGATCGATGACGGTGATCGCTAGCTGAGGTCGATTGGTTCAATCGTCCAGATGTTGCCGTCGTGTCTAGTTTGGCCTGTCCTTCGTTCTCTGAAACCCACTCTTCTTATCAAGGGCCAGATCCTGCGTACGTCGATGCTTTCCATGGGGCCTGGAAGACGGTCTGCTCTGCAGCCCAGTGCTCGTCCAACTCGCTTTGTTTCTCGGCGATTCAACGTTTGCAGTTGGTTCCAAACCGCGCTGATCTCTGGGCTATTTCTCGAGATTGTTTTCGACTTGATGAGTTCGTCGAGCTTTAACTCCTGGGTGACTGCCCAGGTCTCGCTCACATCGACTTCCGCAAGATCAAGAAACGACCCTCCCGCAATCAATCATTTGGGTTCACGTTGTGTGCTGGTAAGGTGCGAGGTTCCTAGTGCTAAATGCTGCAGAGCTTCCAAATTGTTCTGGATAAGCCTTATAAAAAACAATGTTGGTAGAATGCAATATTACTAAATTCAATACTTCGTGCTGACTTTACTCGTATGCGTATCAATTGATGCGACCAAGATCATGGATTGACGATGGCAATGATTAGGCAAGGTTATAATAATTGTTTTATAATATTATCCGCAAAGTTGATTTCGCGCCTATTACTCTAGCCACCACCCACGTCCTCCATTTTTTCCAAGTTCAGATACTGATTGTGCGTTTTTGATTAAGTCAATAGAGATGCTAAATCCTTCCTTTTTTGCAATATTAGCAATAGCATCGGCATTCGCTTCTGCTATAAGCATCTCTTGAAGTCTGGCATCGCTTTGGACTTTTTCCAGGAAGGCCTTGAGTTGCTCTTCTGACATCGGCTAACGGCAGTTCTTGACTATCTAGCACCGATTTCATTGAAAATGCCTCTCAATGAGATGGGCTAGGTTGTTCTTGTTGACGGGTAGGAAATCACTACCACTGCTTTAACTACTGTTCTTCCCTGTTCAAGCTGGTCTGCAACTAAGTCATATTGTCGTTAACCCCTTTCCTGAACATGTTGTAAGCGGCCTATGCGACCTCAAATGCTATGGCTCTTCTGGTGACTGCATCCCAGCAGATCAGTAGGCATTCCATCAGGGCTGACATTTGTACAAGGCCCACACCCTGGTCAACTGATTTCTACAACGCATTAAGTTAAAAATCTGTGCTCAGAGCAGGTGGTGTAGGGTAAATATCATAGCTCTTTGACTGAAAGCAAGTTGCAAGTTGTCTGAGTTTTGTCTGAGAAACCGTGAGCAGCTGTTTTATTCATGCGATACTTATTTATACCGATGCAAGGTGAATCTTCAGTTGTTTATTTAGGTCTATTTTTTTAATTCGCCATCATGATCATGGAAAGACTGCAAGCATCATCAGCTGCAAGAATTTGCGATCTCGAGATTGCGGAAGATCAAATTCTGAGGTCCCTTTCAGTTTGTCGCGCTCAACTAGATATGCTTCGGCAATCATCCTCTCCTGATACGCCAACATATCACTATACACACCACCGCGCTATTTCCAAGTAATGCCCTTGAATTTCTTTTTTCAAAGATGCTCCGTCTGCGATTTCTAGTTGCTAGTTTTTCTTTAAATCATCTCTTTTTTAGACGACTTTTCTCCGAATGGGGGTTTGCTGTTCAAAATATTGTTTGATAATTGTTTCTATACAACTGGTGATTTCAGTGACTCGTTTAGCCACCAGAATCCCAAGAGAAAACTGCCTTGATTCCACTTGCCTCAAGTGGGCGTCAGATGGCTCTTTGTCCGAGCTTGATCAAAGAACTCTTCTACTTCGTCTCTGTAACTCTGATCCTGAAATCAAGAAATCAGGGTTATGCGTTGTACCTGAACTTATCGAGATTGAGACGTTATGAGTCTCATCCGTCAGCCTAAGTACGGTGTTGTCATTATTAGCCTCGTATTTAAAAATCATGATTGACTTTGTTGATGATTAAAGACTAAGATTATACGTAGGCATGATTACGCATCTTCATTTGCTCAATCACTAAAGGAGATTTAAGAGTATGAATCACGTTAACGCTAGGTCTTATCTTCTGGATCTGCTTTTAGATCCATTGAAAGGTTGCAATGGCCTAAGCTCTTATCGAGATGAGTTGATCTGTCGTATCGATTCTATGTCGGAACATTATGTGCAAGAGCGCTTGGAGTATCTAGTACGGAGTCATTATCCTGGCACCTGATTTGAGTCGTATGTGTGGATGGTCTTTCTAATTTGACCTCAAATTTGACTATCGTTAGATATTCTTCTTTGTCGAATTTTTGAAGACCATTTATTGGCTATGCAAAAATATCATGCCAATTTTCATTTGCTTTCTGTTTTGAGGAAAGCTGAAAATGTTCTTATTTACTGGTCGATTCGTAATTGTGGCGACTGTTAATGTAGCACTGCTGTTCGCTGGACGATGTAGTCCCTCATAAAAAAGACCCCCAGGTGGGGATCTTTATGGTGTGAAGTGGAGGTCGTTGTGTACGACTCCTATCGATCGCGCTTAAGTCCAACGTAATTCTTTTTCGATCAGGCGTCGTAGTACTTGGTGAATTTCAACCCTTGTGCTCTGATGGCCCAGATCAACTGCAATGACTGAAGACATGGGTGAGTTGTGGTTTTGTTTTTGGGGACACTTTTGGGGACGGCTTTGGGGACAGTTCTGTAAGTCGCTCGTCTGATTAGGTATGAGATGAACGTGTGATCGCTTTATAAAAGCTCTTGGAGATTCTGCATTTGAGAATCTTTTGCTGATGGTCTGCGATCTGACATGACGGGGGTATAGAACTCCATGCCAGATCGACGACGGTCACTTTGAGTTGATGTCTATTGGCTCAATCATCCAGATCTTGCCATTGGCTCTTGTTTCTCCTGTCTTTTTCACTTGAAATCCCAGGACCTTGATCAAGGGCCAGATCTTGCGAACGTCTATGAAGTCCATCGGGCCTGGAAGTCGGTCTGGTCTGCATCCAAGTGCTCGTGCAACCCGCTTCACTCCTGAGCGATCCAAAGCTTGAAGTTGCCTCCAGACCGTGATGAGTTCTGGGCTGTTTCTAAAGACTGTTGTCGCCTTGATCAGATCGTCGAGTTGTAGCTCCTGTGCCACTTTCCAAGTCTCGCTCACATCGACTTCCGCAAGATCAAGAAACGACCCTCCCGCAATCAATCGTCTGGCCTCACGTCGCTCGCTGGCAAGATCCGAGGTTCCCAGCGCTAGGCGCTGCAGAGCTTCCATGCGAAAAGCATCTGCTGCTTCCAGCGATCGTTCTCTTCGGTCACTTTGTTTTGTCTGGGGTGATTCATTCACTTCCCCTTGCTGTCTTTCAAGTGCCTCGAGGTCACGAATGCGATAGCCCTCTTCCTGGAGCAGGCCATGAAGGCACCAACTGTTGTTGAAGCACTCGAAGTTGTTGCGGGCTTCGAGTTCGGCAACGGCTCTTTTGGTTGCTGGATGCCGATCTGCGAGTAACGCTGCGTAGTCATCAAGAGCCCCTGCCCTCATTCGTTCTTCCAGGGCCTTGGAGGCCTCTTTCGCAGTGGTTTCTTTGGTGATTCCGGCGGCCTCTGGCACGACCTTTGGTGCAAGCAGGATGCGTTGGCTGCTGTTTCGTGCTCGGTTCAGAGCCTGGATCACATCCTCTGCCTTCCAGCAATAGGCCTGAACGATTGCTGTCAGTGCTACTGGCGTTGCTGCCATGGAGATCCCGCATGACACCGCGGGGCTGAAGCCAATGCGTTTGTATTGCGGGCCTTCGCCTTCTGCATTGGCCATCAGACGAGGTACCCAAGGGTCGTCTCGACTCTCCTTCTCTCCGGTGATCCTTAGCTCCTCTGATGGTTGCGAGTCAGGAAGTGCATCAAGGCATCGGTGCAAGCCGGCGACTGTTCCATGCCCTAGCCAGAACCGTTGTTGGGCTTGAATCACATCGTTTAAGCGCAAGTTCAGGGTCCGTTCGTTGGTGGAGTTCGGAAGCCCCATGAACAGGTCGCGTTCACGGGTGAATGTGCTGTGGATCAGCAGCGGATCACAGCCTGTGATGCTTTTCAGCCAATTCAGCTCAATGTCGCCAACGAGGGCATCGGCCGCCCAGACATGAATGCAGTCCAGGGCGAGTAATCCCTCCAAGGCGTTCAGAGCCTTCGAGCGGATGCTGCGAAGCGCATCGGTGCCTCCCATGGTCCAGTTCGCGAGAACTTGGCTGATTTCATCAAGGACCAGCAGCGTCGGTCGTGGGTTGTCACGGAGTTCCCTGAGCCATTTCCAAAGGGTTTGTTCGCTCGAATCCTTGAAAGCGCTTTCACCGCAGCAGAACAAGCCATCCCGCATGGTTAGCCCTTCATGGAGGCCAGCCCTTTCTGCCGATTTGGGGGGCGCGCTGAGGTTCTTGACCCCGAACTCATGGGCTCCTTTATGCACCAATGAAGAACGGTGGTAGGCACCAAGGACGGTGAACTTGGTCTGAGCGTGGTCTTCTAAAGATTCAAGGGCCGCCAACATGGCCTTGGACTTCCCTGTTCCGGTCGCACCTTTCAAGACGATCACGCGATGCGTCTCGGCGACCTTCAACAGGTCATCAGCGTTGAACTCATCTTTGGTCTGATGGGTGGTCCAAGTGCCCTTGATGCGCCGGTAGTTGCTGTTGGTGGCGGATGTGGTGACGTAGGCATCCAGCCAACCCCGCAGCTCGCGCTTCGTTTCAGCGTCCGCCTTGATTAGGGCTGCGACGAAGTCATCGGTCTTGCCAGGTTTGTCCGGCAGCCAGCACCACCATCCGCCGTTGCGGGCTCCTTCACGCTCCATGCGCCGTGCCAGCTTCCTGGCTTGATGGATGGATTGGCTTTTGCTGGAGCCTGGGCAGTCGAAGCGAACAACGATCTTGCGGCCCTTCTTGGCAAGAAGCTTCAGAGCAGGCATGAGTCGGTCACTACGGCCTTTCTGATGCCAGCCATTGATGCCATTCACTCCCACTGCGAGCTGGCCGATCGAGCAAGCCGCCATCGCCTTCAGTGCTGATTCCTCAATCCAGACAGGCACCTCTGGTGTCTTGAAGATGAACAGCCAGGCTTGTTCGGGTGTGTAGGTCTCCGGTGTTGATGAGAATCCGTGCTCTCCAAGAAGAACTTGGGCGCCCTCAAAGCTCAAGGGCGGGAGCATGAGTCCTCGGTTGACTTCATCCCATCCCGTGGCATCAAGTTTCAAGCCTCTTGGTCCCGGCGTGCGCCGTGATGGATGAATTCGGTGGCCAACAAAAGCTGGAAAGTTCGTTGGCCAGCCTTGGCGATTTACTCCGACAGAAAACAGTGACCAACCCCCCTCAGCCTGATCAGTTCTTTTTCTCCAGAGTGAACAG is part of the Synechococcus sp. WH 8016 genome and encodes:
- a CDS encoding alanine/ornithine racemase family PLP-dependent enzyme produces the protein MSAPRLEINLQKLHHNARTLVKRLAGQGIAVTGVSKATLGMFEIVHTWLGAGVGSIGESRIETIEALVRSGITVPLLLVRSPMLSQVERVVASASISCNTDLGVLNALAAAAKQQGRRHGVLLMVELGDLREGILPADLESVAQQILAMANLQLMGIGTNLGCQNGIAPDAQNMGDLSRLTTALEQRFHLTLPWCSGGNSANLPWLAAGGDPARINHLRLGEALLLGREPLHRTAIPGLHTDAISLVAEVIEATHKPSQPWGERGRTSFEGSPSAPRREGSSQRVQRALLALGEQDVDPAGLIPPRGTVIRGASSDHLVVESPGQLLAVGDEQRYELSYSALLRAMTSPFVDRCLVDGSIIAPSARCR
- a CDS encoding DUF1611 domain-containing protein, which encodes MIPQPVQHSNRTLATNEAISDSTTPAVVYCEGHFSGLDGKTAHGLVRSCDVYSIRAVIDSQCAGLDAGFVLDGIANGIPIVADLAAAMALLGGSKATLIYGMAPASGLFSDEDRHMLLTAMAAGLNLVSGMREFLGKEAAFQAAAKHHGVTIRDVRRPSALKDLKLFSGSISRVRCARIAVLGTDGAIGKRTTATLLVQALRGHGIRAVLVSTGQTGLIQGGRFGVPLDAIPSQFGSGEVEAAVVAAYEAEHPQVIVIEGQGALSHPAYLSSSFILRGSQPQAVILQHAPARRCLSDFPFAPIPTPASEIRLIESFAPTRVIGLTINHEGMNEAQLTAAIALCEAELSIPVTDAISRPAANLVAMVVRAFPELSGVRQPVGL
- a CDS encoding Nif11-like leader peptide family RiPP precursor, which encodes MSEEQLKAFLEKVQSDARLQEMLIAEANADAIANIAKKEGFSISIDLIKNAQSVSELGKNGGRGWWLE
- a CDS encoding DUF3854 domain-containing protein, whose protein sequence is MKLDATGWDEVNRGLMLPPLSFEGAQVLLGEHGFSSTPETYTPEQAWLFIFKTPEVPVWIEESALKAMAACSIGQLAVGVNGINGWHQKGRSDRLMPALKLLAKKGRKIVVRFDCPGSSKSQSIHQARKLARRMEREGARNGGWWCWLPDKPGKTDDFVAALIKADAETKRELRGWLDAYVTTSATNSNYRRIKGTWTTHQTKDEFNADDLLKVAETHRVIVLKGATGTGKSKAMLAALESLEDHAQTKFTVLGAYHRSSLVHKGAHEFGVKNLSAPPKSAERAGLHEGLTMRDGLFCCGESAFKDSSEQTLWKWLRELRDNPRPTLLVLDEISQVLANWTMGGTDALRSIRSKALNALEGLLALDCIHVWAADALVGDIELNWLKSITGCDPLLIHSTFTRERDLFMGLPNSTNERTLNLRLNDVIQAQQRFWLGHGTVAGLHRCLDALPDSQPSEELRITGEKESRDDPWVPRLMANAEGEGPQYKRIGFSPAVSCGISMAATPVALTAIVQAYCWKAEDVIQALNRARNSSQRILLAPKVVPEAAGITKETTAKEASKALEERMRAGALDDYAALLADRHPATKRAVAELEARNNFECFNNSWCLHGLLQEEGYRIRDLEALERQQGEVNESPQTKQSDRRERSLEAADAFRMEALQRLALGTSDLASERREARRLIAGGSFLDLAEVDVSETWKVAQELQLDDLIKATTVFRNSPELITVWRQLQALDRSGVKRVARALGCRPDRLPGPMDFIDVRKIWPLIKVLGFQVKKTGETRANGKIWMIEPIDINSK